A single genomic interval of Cucumis sativus cultivar 9930 chromosome 5, Cucumber_9930_V3, whole genome shotgun sequence harbors:
- the LOC101219958 gene encoding phosphatidylinositol 4-phosphate 5-kinase 1, which produces MREALPSDDTNQILSSTNKKKKPDDDKLDKDSQKPISQMHMLAVPPLLLVNRTRSQASSRRVTPTTLTTTPSLATPLSLDSLSPDATGIAVPTPVEKHLPNGDLYIGSCLGSVPHGSGKYLWTDGCMYEGEWKRGKASGKGKFSWPSGATYEGEFKSGRMEGTGTFIGSDGDTYRGSWSADRKHGFGQKRYANGDFYDGTWKRNVQDGNGRYVWKNGNEYVGEWKNGLMSGQGVFIWANGNRYEGQWESGVPKGNGVFSLLDGSSHTSEWNKEMKIQQYNGCFDSLDVKEKILPNGVVEGENLTPTFRKRSSVDASRGSLTERNFPRICIWESDGEAGDITCDILDNVEASMLYRDGFRQFKRTPCCLTNDAKKPGQTISKGHKNYELMLNLQQGIRYSIGKHASILRNLKPSDFDPKEKFWTRFPPEGSKITPPHQSVEFRWKDYCPLVFRHLRDLFRVDPADYMLAICGNDTLRELSSPGKSGSSFYLTQDDRFMIKTVKKSEVKVLIRMLPSYYDHVCRYENSLVTKFFGVHCVKPIGGQKTRFIVMGNLFCSEYRIHRRFDLKGSSHGRTTDKPAGEIDETTTLKDLDLNFVFRLQQSWFEEFIKQINRDCEFLEAERIMDYSLLVGLHFRDETRYDKMGLSPFLLRSGYKDSYQNEKFMRGCRFLEAELQDMDRVLAGQKPLIRLGANMPARAERMARRSDFDQYTTGGASHLIPSRSGEIYEVVLYFGIIDILQDYDISKKLEHAYKSLQVDPTSISAVDPKLYSKRFRDFVGRIFIEDR; this is translated from the exons ATGCGAGAGGCTCTGCCGTCTGATGACACCAACCAAATCCTCTCTTCCAccaacaagaagaagaaacccgATGATGATAAGCTAGACAAAGATTCACAAAAACCCATCTCTCAGATGCACATGCTTGCTGTTCCTCCTCTTCTCCTTGTCAACCGTACTCGATCCCAAGCTAGTTCGCGAAGGGTCACACCCACTACCTTAACAACCACTCCTTCCCTGGCTACCCCGCTTTCTCTCGACTCTCTTTCCCCCGACGCTACTGGAATTGCCGTGCCCACGCCTGTGGAGAAGCACCTTCCTAATGGGGATCTGTACATTGGGAGTTGCTTGGGGAGTGTGCCTCACGGATCGGGTAAGTATTTGTGGACCGATGGGTGCATGTATGAGGGTGAGTGGAAGAGGGGTAAGGCCTCGGGGAAAGGGAAATTTTCTTGGCCTTCTGGAGCCACGTATGAAGGCGAATTCAAGTCGGGTCGGATGGAAGGGACTGGCACTTTTATCGGATCCGACGGCGACACCTATCGTGGCTCATGGAGTGCAGATCGGAAACACGGTTTCGGCCAGAAACGCTACGCCAACGGCGATTTCTACGACGGAACCTGGAAGCGGAACGTACAAGACGGAAATGGCCGTTACGTTTGGAAGAATGGGAACGAGTATGTGGGTGAGTGGAAGAACGGGTTGATGTCCGGTCAGGGGGTTTTTATTTGGGCCAACGGGAATCGGTACGAAGGTCAATGGGAGAGCGGAGTCCCAAAAGGGAATGGGGTTTTCAGTCTTCTTGACGGCAGTAGCCATACCAGTGAATGGAATAAGGAAATGAAAATCCAGCAATACAACGGATGTTTTGATTCCCTAGATGTCAAAGAAAAAATCCTACCCAATGGGGTTGTTGAGGGTGAAAATCTGACCCCAACATTCAGAAAAAGATCCTCGGTGGACGCTTCTAGAGGCAGCTTGACGGAGAGGAATTTTCCGAGGATTTGCATTTGGGAATCAGACGGGGAAGCCGGCGACATTACTTGTGATATACTCGATAATGTGGAGGCTTCGATGTTGTATCGAGATGGATTTAGACAGTTTAAACGAACTCCTTGTTGTTTAACCAATGATGCGAAAAAACCAGGACAGACGATTTCCAAGGGCCATAAGAACTACGAACTCATGCTCAATCTCCAACAGGGTATAAG GTATTCTATTGGGAAGCACGCTTCAATTCTTCGGAACCTTAAGCCGAGTGATTTCGATCCTAAGGAAAAGTTCTGGACGAGATTTCCACCGGAAGGATCGAAAATTACGCCCCCTCATCAATCTGTAGAGTTTCGATGGAAAGATTACTGTCCCTTGGTTTTCAg ACATCTGAGGGACTTGTTTCGGGTTGACCCTGCTGATTACATGCTAGCTATTTGTGGAAATGACACCCTTAGAGAGCTATCTTCTCCTGGAAAGAGTGGAAGTTCCTTCTACTTAACTCAGGATGACAGATTTATGATAAAGACCGTGAAGAAATCCGAAGTGAAG GTTCTCATAAGGATGTTGCCAAGTTATTATGACCATGTCTGTCGTTACGAGAATTCTCTCGTGACCAAATTCTTTGGTGTGCATTGTGTGAAACCAATTGGTGGCCAAAAG ACACGGTTTATTGTGATGGGCAATTTGTTCTGCTCTGAATACCGAATTCATCGACGTTTTGATCTAAAGGGATCCTCCCATGGCCGAACAACAGATAAGCCTGCAGGAGAAATTGATGAAACCACTACACTGAAGGATCTTGATCTTAATTTTGTGTTCCGCCTTCAGCAAAGTTGGTTTGAGGAGTTTATCAA ACAAATTAATCGAGACTGTGAGTTCTTGGAAGCTGAAAGAATCATGGATTACAGTCTTCTGGTTGGTCTTCATTTCCGCGACGAAACTAGATATGACAAAATGGGCTTATCACCATTTCTATTGCGATCTG GTTATAAGGATTCTTATCAGAACGAAAAGTTTATGCGTGGTTGTCGCTTTCTTGAAGCAGAGCTGCAGGACATGGATCGAGTTTTAGCTGGCCA GAAACCTTTAATTAGGTTAGGAGCCAATATGCCAGCAAGAGCCGAGCGAATGGCAAGAAGGAGTGACTTTGATCAGTATACCACTGGCGGGGCAAGCCATTTGATCCCTTCAAGGAGTGGTGAAATCTATGAAGTTGTCCTATATTTTGGGATTATCGACATCTTACAGGACTACGACATCAGCAAGAAACTGGAGCACGCATACAAATCCTTACAGGTCGATCCAACCTCAATATCAGCAGTCGACCCAAAGCTGTATTCAAAAAGATTTCGAGACTTTGTAGGAAGAATTTTCATTGAGGACAGGTga